In the Nitrospinaceae bacterium genome, one interval contains:
- a CDS encoding tripartite tricarboxylate transporter permease, with product MMIGIFAMSRMLEECSIHLRENQKVQSAKSAIASIFTTGSEGLSFCEYLSCWREIRIGLGVGSFVGMLTGLGATAGAFLSYSVAKQAFPEKKLGSGVLEGIAAAEAGNNATVGPTLIPLLAFGIPGSSSASLIGGALMLHGATPSPRMFELYPEVVYSLFIILFIGNFFNLAIGRFFALIYARLGQVPRYLVIPLISMMAVIGSYSFQGNPYDVVIMLFLGLLASECGPSAY from the coding sequence ATGATGATCGGGATTTTTGCGATGTCGCGCATGCTGGAGGAATGCTCGATACACCTTCGCGAAAACCAGAAAGTTCAATCCGCCAAGAGCGCAATTGCAAGTATTTTTACTACTGGCTCCGAGGGTCTTTCGTTCTGTGAATACCTAAGCTGCTGGAGGGAGATAAGGATAGGGCTAGGCGTGGGCTCGTTCGTTGGCATGCTGACAGGATTGGGAGCAACAGCAGGAGCTTTTTTATCCTACAGCGTGGCAAAGCAGGCCTTTCCTGAAAAGAAATTGGGCTCTGGCGTGTTAGAAGGCATCGCCGCCGCCGAGGCGGGGAATAACGCAACTGTTGGCCCCACCCTCATTCCGCTCCTAGCATTCGGAATACCGGGGAGTTCATCGGCCTCCCTAATAGGCGGGGCATTAATGCTTCACGGGGCTACGCCCTCGCCGAGAATGTTTGAACTCTATCCAGAAGTAGTTTATTCGCTGTTCATTATACTGTTTATAGGAAACTTTTTTAACTTGGCAATCGGCAGATTTTTCGCCCTGATTTACGCCCGACTAGGCCAGGTTCCCAGATATCTGGTCATTCCACTGATCAGCATGATGGCCGTAATTGGAAGCTATTCTTTCCAAGGAAATCCCTACGATGTCGTGATCATGCTTTTTTTGGGTTTATTGGCTTCGGAATGCGGACCCTCGGCATAC